The nucleotide sequence GCGTCGCTGCTCGGGGATCGCGCCCGGGTCGGAAAGCTCAGCCGGCTGCCCGCGGAGGACACGATCGACGGGCTCGCCGTCTCGCACCCGCGCGCGCCGTACCTGCCGCTCGCGGGCCCGTGGCTCGCGGCGGTGAACGGGCCGCTTTACCTCGCGGGGCTCGCGCCGCACCTCGCCGCGCTGCGGCGCCGCTTCGACGTCGTGCTCGGCGCGTGGCTCTTCCCCGACGCGTGGGCGGCGCAGAAGCTCGCGCGCGCCCTCGGCTTGCCGTACGCGGTGAAGGCGCACGGCACCGACGTGAACGTGATCGCGCGCTGGCCGTCGGTGCGCGCGCTCGTGCGAGGCACGCTGCGCGGCGCGGGCGTGGTGATCGGCGTGAGCCGCCCGATGCTCGGCGCGCTCGAGGAGCTCGGCGCGCCGCGGGATCGCGTCACGCTCGTGCCAAACGGCGTCGATCGCGCGCTCTTCCAGCCGCGAGACCGCGCCCTCGCGCGCGTGTCGCTCGGGCTCGATACACGCGCGAAGGTGCTCGTCTACGTCGGTCGGCTCGAGAAGGAGAAGGGCCTGCTCGAGCTCTGCGACGCGCTCGTGTCGATCGAGGCGCGGTCGCCCGGTCGGTTCAAGGTCGTGCTCGTCGGAGACGGCTCGTTACGTGAGGCGCTGGAGGCGCGTCGTGACGCGGGGTTGCCGCTCGTCGTCGCGGGCGCGCGTCCGGCCGAGGACGTGGCGCGTTACCTCGCGGCGTCGGACGCGCTCGTCCTGCCGAGCTGGGCCGAGGGCACGCCGAACGTGGTGCTGGAGGCGCTCGCCGCGGGCAGGCCGGTCGTCGCGACACGCGTGGGTGGCATCCCCGATGTCGTCGAGCACGAGCGCACGGGCCTGCTCGTTCCGCCGCGCGACGCGCGCCTGCTGGTCGCGGCGATCGAGCAGGTGACGAGCCGCGAATGGTCGGAGGACGAGCTCACGCGCGCGGCGCCGCCCGGCTGGGATCGAAGCGCGGAGGCCCTGCACGCGGCGCTGCAACGCGCGAGGTTGGTGCACGCGTGAAGGCGGCGAGTTTCACGTCAGGTCTCGCGCTCGTGCTGCTCGCGACGGCGGCGTCGGCGGAGGGGCCGCGTGTCGTCGTGGTGGACGACGGCGTGCGTGTGCGGCGCGAGGGGCCGGATCTCGATCGAGCGATTCGATCCGGGCAAACACTCGGCGGCGTGGATCGGCCGATCGAGCTCCACGCGTTGCGGGGCGAGGTGGTGGCGCTGCAGGTGATCGTCGAGGCCGGCGACGCGCCGCTTGGTGGTGTCGGGGTGGACGTGGTGATGCCTGCGCCGATCCGCGTCGATCGTTTCGTCGAGTCGTACCTCGAGATCACGGCGCGCTCGCGCAACGATCGAGAAGCCGGCGAGTCGCTCGGGTGGACGCCGACGTCGAGGCCGCCGGACGAGGACGTGCTCGGCGCCTTGCCCGATCCGCTCGTCCCCGTGGAGCACGCGCCCTCGTGGCTGCCCTACCCGATGCGGATCGAGGCGCGATCCCGCGGCGCGATCTGGATCGACGTCGAGGTCCCCACGCGCACGGAGAGCGGACGTCACCCGGCCGAGATCGTCGTGCGACACGCGGACGTGGTGCTCTCTCGTTTGCCCGTGATCCTCCACGTCGGCAGCGCCGAGTTGCCC is from Polyangium spumosum and encodes:
- a CDS encoding glycosyltransferase family 4 protein, with protein sequence MRRELPGTTHSPSRGGERLRVLAVTRIFPNRVEPLACPFQRRQLAALARLADVNVLGVVPWVPGASLLGDRARVGKLSRLPAEDTIDGLAVSHPRAPYLPLAGPWLAAVNGPLYLAGLAPHLAALRRRFDVVLGAWLFPDAWAAQKLARALGLPYAVKAHGTDVNVIARWPSVRALVRGTLRGAGVVIGVSRPMLGALEELGAPRDRVTLVPNGVDRALFQPRDRALARVSLGLDTRAKVLVYVGRLEKEKGLLELCDALVSIEARSPGRFKVVLVGDGSLREALEARRDAGLPLVVAGARPAEDVARYLAASDALVLPSWAEGTPNVVLEALAAGRPVVATRVGGIPDVVEHERTGLLVPPRDARLLVAAIEQVTSREWSEDELTRAAPPGWDRSAEALHAALQRARLVHA